A stretch of Lathyrus oleraceus cultivar Zhongwan6 chromosome 6, CAAS_Psat_ZW6_1.0, whole genome shotgun sequence DNA encodes these proteins:
- the LOC127091410 gene encoding uncharacterized protein LOC127091410 gives MDGYDGTVRLGAINMKYDRGDFDSGADVSVSSPVTKQKAAAAKQFIENHYKNYLQGLQDRKDRRRALQRRVQESQLPVEEQEVMMRNLERKETEYMRLQRRKIGIDDFEQLTVIGKGAFGEVRLCRGKSSGEIFAMKKLKKSEMLSRGQVEHVRSERNLLAEVDSRCIVKLHYSFQDSDFLYLIMEYLPGGDIMTLLMREDILSENVARFYIAESILAIHSIHQHNYVHRDIKPDNLILDKNGHLKLSDFGLCKTLDDKYSTILLENEDFNGQESTSETEGYFVSPWLMPKEKLQQWKRNRRALAYSTVGTLDYMAPEVLLKKGYGIECDWWSLGAILYEMLVGYPPFCSDDPRMTCRKIVNWKACLKFPEEPKISAEAKDLICSLLCDVDTRLGTRGVDEIKAHPWFKGIQWDMLYESEAAYKPTVIGDLDTQNFEKFPDVGPPSVTETMGPWRKMLTSKDTNFIGYTYKKSDILKSIGATDEDIRVNGSSKSPSLISLLGQMDLQDVVITENEQKPET, from the exons ATGGACGGTTACGATGGAACCGTTAGGCTTGGAGCTATTAACATGAAGTATGATCGCGGTGACTTTGACTCCGGTGCCGACGTGTCGGTTTCTTCTCCGGTTACTAAACAGAAAGCCGCCGCCGCTAAGCAATTCATCGAGAATCATTACAAGAATTATCTTCAAGGATTGCAGGATCGCAAAGATAG ACGTAGAGCGCTTCAAAGGAGAGTGCAGGAATCTCAATTACCAGTGGAAGAGCAGGAAGTGATGATGAGGAATTTGGAACGTAAAGAAACCGAGTACATGAGACTTCAAAGACGTAAAATTGGAATTGATGACTTTGAGCAATTAACAGTAATTGGTAAAGGTGCTTTCGGTGAG GTTAGGTTATGCCGTGGTAAAAGTTCTGGAGAGATTTTTGCCATGAAGAAATTGAAGAAGTCAGAGATGCTTAGCCGTGGGCAG GTGGAACATGTACGATCTGAGAGGAACTTGCTGGCAGAGGTTGATAGCCGATGCATAGTAAAACTCCATTATTCATTCCAAGATTCAGATTTCCTATATCTCATCATGGAATATTTACCTGGCGGCGACATTATGACACTGTTAATGAGAGAAGATATTCTTTCTGAAAATGTTGCTCGCTTCTACATTGCTGAAAGTATTCTTGCTATCCATTCAATACATCAACACAACTATGTACATAG GGATATAAAGCCAGATAACCTTATACTGGATAAAAATGGTCATTTGAAGCTTTCAGACTTCGGCTTATGTAAGACTCTTGATGACAAGTATTCAACAATTTTATTAGAAAATGAAGATTTTAACGGTCAAGAATCAACTAGTGAAACTGAAGGATATTTTGTCTCCCCTTGGTTGATGCCAAAGGAAAAATTACAGCAGTGGAAACGTAATCGCCGTGCATTG GCATATTCAACTGTTGGAACTCTTGACTACATGGCTCCTGAAGTTTTGCTCAAGAAGGGGTATGGAATAGAGTGTGATTGGTGGTCTCTTGGGGCAATCTTGTATGAGATGCTTGTTGGATATCCTCCATTTTGTTCTGATGATCCAAGGATGACCTGCCGGAAG ATTGTGAATTGGAAAGCATGCCTGAAATTCCCCGAAGAACCCAAGATATCAGCTGAAGCTAAGGATCTCATCTGTAGCTTATTATGTGATGTTGACACGAGACTAGGAACGAGGGGAGTAGACGAAATAAAG GCTCATCCATGGTTCAAGGGTATTCAGTGGGACATGCTTTATGAATCGGAGGCTGCATATAAACCTACAGTCATTGGAGACTTGGACACACAAAACTTCGAGAAGTTTCCTGAT GTAGGACCACCATCCGTAACTGAAACAATGGGACCTTGGAGAAAG ATGTTGACATCCAAAGACACTAATTTCATAGGATACACTTATAAGAAATCAGACATCCTTAAATCAATTGGAGCTACAG ATGAAGATATCAGAGTAAATGGATCATCAAAATCACCCTCTTTGATTTCTTTGTTAG GGCAAATGGATTTGCAAGATGTCGTCATTACAGAAAATGAACAGAAGCCAGAAACTTGA